The Methylocystis bryophila genome contains the following window.
CGTCAAGCCGGCGTTGGCGTTTGCCGTGGGCGAGGCCGGAACGCTTCCCGCCCCGATAGACTGAGCCGCGCCGAGGACCTGGCTGAAACCCACCGTAAGAGTCAGCAACGGCGTCGGGACATAGCTGATGTGCGCGCCAAAGGATGGCGCGGATCGAGTGGGGAAGTAGCCGTAGACGCTCGACTGCGACTGCCAGCCACCGTAGATCTCGCCTGAAAAGAAACCGATCAGTTTGGACCCGAGGCCGACGTTCGCCGAGTAGCCGTTCGCATTGTCGTAGTATACATTGTAGCGCTGGAGGCTATAGGTGGGTTGGACGTAGACGTAAACCTGCGGCGTCGCATAAAAGCTTCCGCGCATCGACGCGCCATAACTCATGCCGCCAGGAGAGGAGCTGCTGGAGACACTCGTAGGAACCCCGCTCACGAGCTGCGTGATCGAAGGGGTGCTGTCATAGGAAACGCCCTGCGCAAAGATCGACCCGCTCAAAGAGGTGCGCTCGTTGATCGTCTTCTGGACGCTGAGCTGGCCGCCATACATGTTCGTGTATTGCTGCTGCGGCGAGAACGTGCCGATCGAGGGGATGTAGGACGGGTTGAAGGCGGATGCGGTCACGCCGGGCGTGCTTAGCCCAAATCCGTTGGTGGCGGAGCTAGGGCCGAAAAAGCCCTGGGTGCGAATGAAGTTGCCGGTAGCCATGACCGACCAGTCAGCCAGCGGCAGCCAGGTTTCAGACACGCTCGCGTGACCGGTGACGTTGCTCGGCCCGGCGTCCTGCACCGACGTCCCCGTGCCGTAGCTGTTGCGGGTCTGCCCGCCCAATCCCGGATAGTAGATGGCCGACGCCTGGAAGGAGATGTTCGTTCTCCACAGGCCGTTGTCCAACCCGCCTTGGAGAGACGGCGAGAGCTGGACGCCCGAAGCGGCCACGCGGTAATTCTTGGTCGCGTAGACGTTGTCGTTAAAGGTGTAGCCGAGGAAGATGGAGGGATAGAGCAACCAGCCCGCGAGGACGAGACCTTGGTTGGCGCCTGGTTTAGTGCCGCCGTATACTTGAAGTCCCACATCCGCAGGGCCGGCGCCGGGAGCCGACAGACCGCTGGAGGGCGCGCTCGACACGCCCGCATCCTGGGCTTGGGCGTCAGGAACGGCGAAAGCAGAGAGCGCCAACGCCAGCAAAGAGATTTTGAGCGATTGGGGCTGCATCTACAGTACACCTCTGAGGAATCGCTCCTCGCCGCCAACTTCCTGACGAGAAGTCCAGTGTAGACTGCCGACCGCGCCGACGCAATGTTCGTACACAACTTGTGGCCTGGTGTGTCTTTCCTGCCACACCCTCAGAACCCATTGACTGCGCGGGGCATTCACGCCTGGATGGAATGCTCTTTTTCGTAGAGCGTCTGCACTACCTCATTGACGGCCCGGTGTAAACCAACGCCCAAGCTGACATTTCTTCTTCTAGGGTTATCAAGGACTAAACAGCATGCGTCGCCCCATGCCCCCCCCCCAAGGCGGCGATACGGCGAGTTCCGCTTCCCATGAGCGGCCCAAGGCACTAAGAAGCCACGCATGATATGGGTTGTCTTCGCGTTTCTTGCCGGCGTCGCCTGTCTTGCGCTCCTGACGCCGCTCGCCTTCGAGAGCGCGGAACCCGATCCCGGCGAAAGCGATCGGGTGTTTTATGCTCGGCAAATCGCCGAGATCGAGCGCGAACGCGCCGAGGGCCGGCTTCGCGCCGACGACGCCGAGGCGGCTCGGCTCGAGGCGGCTCGCCGCCTATTGCGTAGCGACGAAGGTTCAGGAGCGCCGGCGCCGGGCGGCTCAAAGCGGCTTCGGCCCGCGGCGGCGATCGGCCTCGCCACGCTCATCCCGCTCCTCGCCCTCGCGCTTTATCTGAAGGTCGGCGCGGTCGGGCTTCCCGATGCCCCGCTCGAGGCGCGTCGGGAGCTGGCCGCGGCGGCCTCGCCCGACCTCGCCAAGGCGGTCGCGCGCATCGAGGCGCATCTCGCGGAGCACCCGAACGACGGACGCGGCTTCGAGGTCGTCGCGCCCTATTATCTGCGCGCCGGTCGCTATGACGAAGCGATCCACGCCCGCGAAGAGGCGCTGCGCCTGCTCGTCGAGACGCCCGAACGCCATGACGACCTCGGAGAGGCCCTTGTCGTCGCCGCGCAAGGCCGGGTCACCGACGAGGCGCAAAGTCACTTTGAGGCGGCCGCGCGCATCGCGCCAGGCGACCCCATGTCCGGCTATTATCTGGGTCTCGCCGCCGCACAACAGGGACACGCCGATAAGGCGAGAGAAATCTGGGAGCGTCTCATCGCCTCGGCGACCCCCGACGCGCCCTATCGCGAGATCATCAGCGGTCAGTTGCAGGCGCTCAGCCGCGAGGCGCCCGCGGGCGCCGCTGCCGAGGCCGTGGCGGCGCTGCCAGACAATGAGCGCATGGCGACCATTCGCGGCATGGTCGATCGATTGGCGGGACGTCTCGCCCAACAGGGCGACGACGTCGAAGGCTGGCTCAAGCTTCTGCGCGCTTACACGGTGCTAGGCGAGCATGAGAAAGCGACGGCCACTCTCGCCGACGCGCGCATCGCGCTCGCCGCGAAGCCCGCCGAGGCGGCCCGCGTCGATGGCCTGGCGCGCGAACTCGGCGTATCGGAGAAGACTGCGCGATGACCCGCAAGAGCAAAAGACTCGTCTTAATCGTCAGCGCGCTCGCGGCGCTGGGCCTCGCGCTCGCGCTGGCGCTCTTCGCCCTGCGCGAGAACATCGTGTTTTTCCGCACGCCGACCGAGCTCGTCGAAAAGAAGCTGCCGGCCGGGACACGGCTGCGCATCGGCGGGCTCGTCAAGCCCGGCTCCTTCGTCAAGGGCGCGGGGGGCGAGGCGCGCTTCACGGTCACCGATAACGCCCATGACGTGTCGGTCTCCTATGTCGGCCTGCTGCCGGATCTTTTTCGTGAAGGACAAGGCGTCGTCGCCGAAGGCGTCGTCACGCCGGAGGGCTTTCGAGCAGACAATGTGCTCGCCAAGCACGACGAGCGCTACATGCCCCGCGAGGTGGCCGACGCCTTGAAAAAGCAGGGCGTGTGGCAGGGAGAAAAAAAGTGAGCGCAGAATGATCGTCGAGACGGGTCACTTCGCGCTCATCCTCGCCCTCGCGATCGCTCTGGCGCAAGCGATTGTCCCTTTTGTCGGCGCAAGGCGCGGCGAGTCGGCGCTGATGCGCGTCGCGCGTCCGGCGGCGATCGTGCAATTCCTGCTGATCGCGCTTTCCTACGGCGCGCTCACCTATGCGCATGTCGTCTCGGACTTCTCGCTCGCCAATGTGATCGAGAACTCGCATTCGGCGAAGCCGCTGATCTATAAGATTTCCGGCGTCTGGGGCAATCACGAGGGCTCCATGCTGCTGTGGGTCCTTGTGCTGTCGCTCTGCGGCGCGCTGATCGCGCTGTTCACGCCCGCAATGCCCCTAAGGCTGCGCGCCGACACGCTGGCCGTTCAGGGTCTCCTCGGCGCGGCCTTTCTGCTGTTTATCCTATTGACCTCTAACCCTTTTGAGCGCGTTTTACCGGCGCCCTGGGAGGGACGCGACCTCAATCCGATCCTGCAGGACCCCGGCCTCGCGATCCATCCGCCGCTGCTTTATCTCGGCTATGTCGGCTTCTCGATCGTCTTCTCCTTCGCCGCCGCAGCCATGATCGGCGGTCGAATTGACGCGGCCTGGGCGCGCTTCGCGAGACCCTGGACGCTCTTCGCCTGGATCAGCCTGACGCTCGGCATCGCGATGGGCTCCTACTGGGCCTATTACACGCTGGGCTGGGGCGGCTTCTGGTTCTGGGACCCGGTCGAGAACGCCTCGCTC
Protein-coding sequences here:
- a CDS encoding outer membrane beta-barrel protein translates to MQPQSLKISLLALALSAFAVPDAQAQDAGVSSAPSSGLSAPGAGPADVGLQVYGGTKPGANQGLVLAGWLLYPSIFLGYTFNDNVYATKNYRVAASGVQLSPSLQGGLDNGLWRTNISFQASAIYYPGLGGQTRNSYGTGTSVQDAGPSNVTGHASVSETWLPLADWSVMATGNFIRTQGFFGPSSATNGFGLSTPGVTASAFNPSYIPSIGTFSPQQQYTNMYGGQLSVQKTINERTSLSGSIFAQGVSYDSTPSITQLVSGVPTSVSSSSSPGGMSYGASMRGSFYATPQVYVYVQPTYSLQRYNVYYDNANGYSANVGLGSKLIGFFSGEIYGGWQSQSSVYGYFPTRSAPSFGAHISYVPTPLLTLTVGFSQVLGAAQSIGAGSVPASPTANANAGLTQQVYFTTNYGLNSYTSLNLRAGWGQTRYNGASSYSSYTGQSFAASSAGGLAYASSGYTNQIWSIGGGLSYNFWRNSTINLGYTFQDSSGGNPSALLLASPNLRLGYTQSVFSAGIRYSY
- the ccmI gene encoding c-type cytochrome biogenesis protein CcmI, with product MIWVVFAFLAGVACLALLTPLAFESAEPDPGESDRVFYARQIAEIERERAEGRLRADDAEAARLEAARRLLRSDEGSGAPAPGGSKRLRPAAAIGLATLIPLLALALYLKVGAVGLPDAPLEARRELAAAASPDLAKAVARIEAHLAEHPNDGRGFEVVAPYYLRAGRYDEAIHAREEALRLLVETPERHDDLGEALVVAAQGRVTDEAQSHFEAAARIAPGDPMSGYYLGLAAAQQGHADKAREIWERLIASATPDAPYREIISGQLQALSREAPAGAAAEAVAALPDNERMATIRGMVDRLAGRLAQQGDDVEGWLKLLRAYTVLGEHEKATATLADARIALAAKPAEAARVDGLARELGVSEKTAR
- the ccmE gene encoding cytochrome c maturation protein CcmE, which encodes MTRKSKRLVLIVSALAALGLALALALFALRENIVFFRTPTELVEKKLPAGTRLRIGGLVKPGSFVKGAGGEARFTVTDNAHDVSVSYVGLLPDLFREGQGVVAEGVVTPEGFRADNVLAKHDERYMPREVADALKKQGVWQGEKK